One window of the Bos mutus isolate GX-2022 chromosome X, NWIPB_WYAK_1.1, whole genome shotgun sequence genome contains the following:
- the SERTM2 gene encoding serine-rich and transmembrane domain-containing 2, producing MTEVHFKYHGNLTGRAHFPTLATEVDTTSDKYSNLYMYVGLFLSLLAILLILLFTMLLRLKHVISPITSESTESVPQFTDVEMQSRIPTP from the coding sequence ATGACGGAGGTGCATTTCAAGTACCATGGAAATCTCACTGGACGGGCCCATTTTCCCACCCTGGCAACAGAGGTTGACACTACTTCAGATAAGTATTCCAACCTGTATATGTATGTGGGCTTATTCCTGAGCCTCTTGGCCATTCTCCTCATCCTGCTCTTCACGATGCTCCTTCGACTCAAACATGTCATCTCACCCATCACCTCTGAGAGCACAGAAAGTGTTCCTCAATTCACAGACGTAGAGATGCAGAGTCGGATTCCTACTCCTTAA